The nucleotide sequence AAAACCACTGTGCAGGGGATCGATTTGACCTTCAAAACATCGGCAATCTTACGGTCTTTATCAAAATCCAGGTGCACCGGTTCAAAAGCCTGATTGAGGTAGCGGGACATCCGGGGATCAGAAAGCGTATCCTGTTCCAGTTTACGGCAGTAAGTACACCAGCTGGCGTCAAACACGATGAAAACAGGTTTGTTGCTCTTGAGTGAGGCCCGGTGAGCGGATTCCAGATCAGTATGCCAATTGATCGTATCTGCTGTCTTAGTCTCGGCTTTCGATAATTCAATTGAGATGCCAACGAGGGCAACGACCGAAAAACCAATAATGCCCCATTGAATCTGTTTGGGAAGTCTTTTCATTTCTGTGACTCCTTCACAAGCCTGAACTGTCATCCTTGACAGCTGAACTTATGTAGTAAAAACGTGATGACCCGGTTAAGAGTGAGCAACTGATCTGAACGCAATTGATTGATTCAAGGCAGGACAGTCGCAGATTTTGCTCAATCTGAAATGTCTGTATGCCGTGACGAACAGCCTTAACTCAGGTCGAATCGTCATAAATCATTCATTAAGCTTTATCGGAGTGAAGCGGGGAACTTCTATGACCGATTCGATCGGAATCACCTGAATAACAGGAACATCGCCGGTAAAGTTTACCTAACCGGAACAGAGTTGACTCAGAAAGCAGCAAAAGCCAAAGCCGCAGACAGAATTGATGGGAAATCTGTCGCAGCTTTGGCTTTAAATCGCTGGATCTGGTCTTATGGTCAGTTGTCGGGCGTTTTTTCCGGCTTTTCCGGCGTCGGTGCCGCTTTGGGTGGGGCCTCGGGTTTGCTGGCTGGTTTTTCAGCCTCGGGTTTTTTCGTGGCATCAGCCTCTTTTCCCGGTGTCCCGGTCTCAGGTTTCTTTACGGCTGGCTTTGTGGGAGCCGGTTTTTTCGCAGGCGCCGGTTCTGGTTTATTAACCGTCGGCGGAGAAGCCGGTTTACCAGCTGGTGGAGTGGCAGCACCCGGTTTAGCCGGGTCGCCTTCTGTTTTTTCGATCGGTTCCACCAACGCTTTACGTTTCAGTTTTAATGCTTCGAAGCTGTTTGCAGAGATGACATAGTACCAGTTTGCGAATCGCTCGTTGAGCTCTTGCGCGAGTTCACTCCCTTTAACCACCTTGTCATCGTATTCTTTCAGTTTTCGCTCATAGGTCTTCAGTTGAGACTGATAGGCCTTCATGGCGTTCTCGTAAGCTGCTTCCGGAGTGGGTTTTTCATCTGCCTTGGTCTCTTTTTTGTCTGCTTCTTTTTTATCTGCGTCTGGCTTTTCTTTCAGTCCGGCCGGTTTTTCCGGTGCTTCCGGTTTTTGTGGAGGATCGCCGAGGAAGGAAGGGTCAAAGGAAGCGGTTACCAGCAGATAACGGCTGGTTTTCAGCGCACTGTCGTTGCCATTTTCGGATTCTTTTTTCTCAGCCGGTTTTGAGTCACCGGATTTGGAATCATCCTGTTTCTTTTCTGATTTCTCATCCTGTTTTTCGTTACTGTTACCGACTTCGATGTCGAGTGTGCTACCCGTGAAAATTTCGCCGAAGTACAGGGAATATACCACGCCCTCGTTGGTGGCCAGAACCACTTCACCTTCATTGGAAGCCAGCTGCGGAGTTCCCTGGGGGCCTCGCGCCAGAACAAAGCCTTTACTCTGCAGGTCGAACAGATCGAGTTGGGTCTTTGGTTTTAAAGATCCCGATTTTTTGAGACCTGCTGCGAGATCGCCTGACTTGGGTCGGATCCCCTGGAGCTTCAGGTCTGTCAGGGTATTCACCAGCTGGTTGACGTCAGCGGTATTCAGCTTTTGCGTTGCTGTATCCAGCCCCTGCATCTCCCAGGGAGTCGTTGAATTTTTGCGTGTGAGCACCGTCACGTTTTCTTCTCGTTTGTCACTTTCATAGACGATTTTCTGCTGTGCTTCATCAATCGAATAGTGGCTGATCAGAATTTCCACCAGTCGATCGCGGTCGACTTTCAGAATATCGGGCTCAATCCAGTCAGAGAATTCGGACGAGAGATCGACATTCAGTTTCGTACGATAGACGGCATCTTCATCCACTTTGCGAACATAATATTGATCAGACTGTTCAGGAACTTTTTTACCGACGATGAAGTCCACCAGGGGGGCGCCTCCTTCTTTCGAGAGAGTCAGTCGCTGTCCGCGTCCCTTCAGATTGGTATTGGAATCATCCAGTGGATCAATCACACCGAAGCGTTCGTGGTCACTCTTGCGACGACTCTCCAGGGCACCTCGAACCACGCCCACCAGTGAAGTCGCGGTTTCTGCCAGTTCATCCTCAGCGTCGGCCGGATAATCGTGGTGCGAAGGAATGATCCAGGAACCATCTTTGTACTCGACATTGAAGACTTTCAACGTTGCTAAATCTTCATTGTAGCTCACTACACGCAGCGATTTGGCCTGCGTCGGATCTGTAAAATCGGGATAGAATTCTTTACCTACATTTTCATAACCGGTGAGTTGCACCGGCTGTGAGGCACGATCGGTGATATAGGCGGCGACTAAAGCAACCGCCGCGATTCCTGCAAATGTCAGTGTTCGGGTCGTTTCATTCATGGCAAACGATTTTACTTATTAAACAGTGATTTAAAGGGAATTCTAAATTTATTTCCTGACCGGATTTCTGCATGGCAGGCATGCATTATTTCTTCAGTCTCCGGTCGGGAGAAATATTCTGGTTTTCATTTTTCATTCTGAAAAACAGGAAGCAGATCCCCAGCAAAATGGCCGGAAACGGAGGGAAGAGGATCGCATACCAGCGGATGCGGTCTTCGATGGTCCGAATCTGTCGTTCCGTCTGCGCTTTGATTTTTTCAATCTGGCGCTGTTTTTCACGCTCGATATTGGCTTCATCGACTTCCAGTCGCCGGCTCTCATTTTCTTCGGCCATTCGCAGCATCTGCTGTTTGGTATTCCCGTCGATGGTGGTGTCTTTGATGATTTTATCACGCTCCGCTTTCAGGCGATCGCGGGCTTCTTTCAGCTTTTCTTCCGCATTTTCTGTCGCTTTTTCCCGTTCCGCATTCCGTTCTTTCACAAACACGGATGTTTCGCGTTCGACCAGAGTCAGTGTGCGAAGTTTGGAGCGGCGTTTACGCAGTTTGATATAGGAATCATCGCCGGCCAGCTGGTCGACACAGTTCAATAAAAACGTCACGTTATCAATTTTCAATCCGAAGGCCTGACGTTCCCGGATATTGAACAGTTCATCCGAAATCAGGTCCGCATCAGCGACAAAGATGACATTGATATCTTTCACAGGGGACTTGTCTGTGGAGGTAATATGTGCGGCAAGCACGTGTCCGTATTTGTCAATCACACGTGGTGGTTCTTGCGTAATGCGGACCGAGTTGAAGAAGGGGCTTGTGATTTGTCCCCATTCCAGCAACCCCGAATTCGGGCCGGTTTTGAGCAGGGGTTCGAAATTCAATGTCATGTTGCTGAGTGGTCGAATACTACCCGGAAAGAATGTCAGAATTTCCTGCAGGCCACTGGTAATATTGCTGTCCTGACTGAAAGCACCAGCGGTGCCGCTCTTCGGGCTGATGAAAATCAGTTCGGGTCGTACGACTTCGGCGAACTCTGGATGCGGGTTGAAATAATCAAATACAACCTGACCGTTGTCCCAGCGGATCTGTAACAGATTCAACAGGGGAGTTAAACGACCATCATCAGCTTTAGGGGTCGACGGTGGTTGCTGCATCCCGAACATGCCTCCCCCTGGACTGGGTTTGGGCATGCGTGGTGCATTCTGGATGCCGCGTCCCCCGCCATACACGGGTAGCGGGTCGTCACAGATCAGCGTCGGCTTCCCTTTTTCAACGTATTCCACGAGGTTGTTTAACTGTGGTTCTGTCAGCGAGGATGGCAGTACAGCAATTAAAACATCGTAGGCGGTATCGCTGATCGGGGAATCGGGTGAGACCTGCTCAACTTTATATTGTTTCTTGAGCTCACTGACGATCAGCCACGGAGGCTGATTGCCACCCATACCCATATTCAGACCGCCAAAGATACTGGCATCGGTGTTGAGAATTCCGACGGTCAGACGCTCGTCTTTCGAAACGGTTCGAATGGAACGCGTCAGCTCATATTCAATCGGGGTGCCCACATTGAAGAAGGGGATCACCACTTCATCGGTACCACTTTTGACAACGGCCCCCATGAAAATGGTATCGACAAACGCACGGCCGCCGCGTTCGGTCTGGACCTGTTGAGGTGTAATATTCAGCAGGCGGGCTTCTTCTTCTGCTTTACTGAAAGGCTCGACATCGACGAACCGCACCTGGAGCCGTTTCCCGCCCAACTGATTGTATTCCCGCAGCAGACCAATCAGTCGTTTGCGGATCGGGACGTATTCGCGCGAGACTTCCGGGCTGATGAAGGCTTCGATGGTGATCGGATTTTTTTCGTCAATCTTGGAAAGCAGGTCTCGGGTTGTCTGTGAAACGCTGAAAACTTTTTCGCCCGTCATATCGATGCGGCTGCTGCCGTAAGAGACAATGACATTCGCGCTGATCAGAATCACTGCCAGTGAAACGGTGCGGATCAGGTACTGCAGACCCATCGAATTCTGCTGCTGGGCACTCCAGTGCCGCCGCGTAATCAGAATCCGGTTCAGATACAGCATCATTACCGCCAGCGAGATAAAGTACAGAACGGCACCGAGGGGAATAACCCCCGTGCTGAAATCCTGGAACTGTTCGACCAGGCTCAGGCTCTGGATCAGTTCACTGGAGGGCGCGATCTGGCCGATGAATATGGGAATAGCACAGATGACTGTTCCCAGCACAAACGCAACCGTGGTGCTGCTGGTCAGAGCCGAGGCAAACATGCCTGCTGCCAGCAGTGATGCGCCAGCCAGCCAGTAACCAAAGTAAGTGGTAAACATCAGCCCCATGTCGGGATTGCCTATCTTCCAGAGCACAAAAACATGTGTCACGGAAAACAGCAGTGCGATTGTGTAGACGGCAAGTACAGCAAAGAATTTTCCCAGCAGAATTTCCAGGTCGGAAGCGGGCAGGGTAAACAGCAGTTCGTCTGTGCCCATTTTTTTCTCATCGGCCCAGGCGCCCATGGTAATCGCAGGGATAATGAACAGCAGCAGCAGCGGGTACCACAGGCTCAGTTGATCGAGGTTTGCCTGGTTGTTCGCGAAAAACTGCTGGTTAAATGCTGCAAATGCGCCGGCTACAACGAACACGACGATAAACAGATAACCCAGCACTCCGGAAAAGTAACTCTGTACGTTTCGCTTGAATACGGCCAATACAACGTTGTTCCGCAACATAACAGAAGGGTCCTTACGTCAGCTTTATCTGAAACTATAAACTGGTCGATAAAAGAAAAATTACGCGTGTGTCAGCTTGTGGAAGTTGGTTTCCATGTCGTCCTGGCTGTTCCCCAGTTCGTCTACAGAACCGTCAAACACAATCGAACCCTGGTTGATCAGGATCACCCGGCTGCAGACCGCTTTGACTTCCTGCAGAATATGTGTCGACAGCAGAATGGTCTTGGTTTTGCCCAGGTCTCGAATCAGGTCTCGCACAGACTGGTTCTGGTTCGGGTCCAGTCCACTGGTTGGTTCGTCCAGAATCAGAATATCCGGATCGTGCAGTAAAGCCTGTGCCATGCCCACGCGTTGTCGAAAACCACGAGAGAGTTTTCGGATTGGTTTATTCCACACACTGCTCAGGTCACACTTCTCCATGACAAATTCCAGGCGATTTCTGAGCTCGGCGGTCGACATGCCTCGCACGCTTCCGGCATAGGTCAGAAAACCCTGGGGAGTCATCTCCTCATACAGAGGGCCGTTTTCAGGCAGGTATCCGAGTTTCTGGCTGGCTTCAATTCGATGGGTGCTCACATCATATCCACCCACACGTGCCTGACCTTCACTGGGGGAGAGAAACCCGGTCAGCAGTTTCATCGTGGTGGATTTTCCCGCGCCGTTAGGGCCCAGGAACGCAGCGACCTGGCCGCGGGGAACGGAAAATGTCACATCTTTTGTCGCGGCGAACTGGCCATAGAATTTACTCAATCCGATGGCTTCAATCATGTTCTCCCGGGACGAAGTTTCAGACTGCTCTGCAGGAGATTGCTGAACCTGTTCCGACATTACAATAATACTCCCGATGATTATCTCGTGGGTTGATTCAACAGAAAGACTGTAAGTTCATGGTCTGCCGGCGGCCTCGCTCAAATCTTTTTACGAGAGAAGACAGTCGGCAGTTGGATGACTTGTTCATTTTTAACTGGAAACTGTTAAAAACACAACTAAGGGGAGAGTACGTTTTGAGTTACGCGGATCTTATCGCAATTCAGCCCGACGCCGGGGGGCCGACCATTCTGGCTGAAAACATCCGCATTGTCTCTATAGAAATAATCTCTGAATTTCCTGATGTCCAGCTTTTTTGAACCTGGTTTCTGAATTTTTTTCTAGACTGTGTCCAGTTTTGCTGTAGCGTCTCCAGAGCCTTTTGGACTGAGTAGCATAGATTGAGAGGCGCTATGGTGAAATGTGACTCGCTCCAGATCAGTCAAAATCAAATTACCTCAGGCAGATGACAAAAAAAATCGGTTGTACCCGGGTCTGGTACAACCGATTTCAATTTTTCAATACTCAGTTTTGACTACTGGGCAACAACTTCAGGGCCTTCGACCTGCTCGAAGAATTTTTCGACCTGGTACTTTGCTTCCAGCTCCTGGCTCCATTCGAAGTTGGTCTGCTGCTGTTCCATCTGGGCCATAGGCAGATACGGAGAAAAGAAGAAGAACATATCTTCCTTCAGAAATTCCTGGTACATGGCCGTCAAACCGCCTGGTGTGGACGGGATACGATTGATGACTTTGACGACATAACAGATCGATTTGTCGGCATTCATCACCACGCCGACTTCTCCTTCGTCGAGGTTGTCGAACACCTGTTCCATGAATTCATTGCCGGCACCTTCAACGGCTGAAATACTTGACAGTTCAGGGCGGGGCATGGAAAACGGATTACTGGCATTGGCCGTTGAGGTTCGCATCCAGCTGAACGATTCGGTTGTGGTCGTGGACAGCTCGGTCCCTTCCTTTTTGCCGGTGATGGTCTGACCTTCGATCGCAGCCGCCATCTCTTTATCGCCGCTGATCAGTTTTTTCAGTTCTTCTCCCCGCTTCTGAGCCAGGGGACGGGCTTTTTCCAGCTTTAACTGTTCGGTGATCTGCTGATCAATTTCCGGATCATCGAATTCAGGAATGGTGGCATCAACATGCTTGATCTTCCAGTAGCAGAGTAATCCGCTGGAGAACGAGTCTTCTGCTTCGTAAGGGATATAGGTCAGATTGACGGGAGTTTCAAACAGCTGTTCGATGGCAGTCCGTGGTTGTGCTGCAAACTGATTAATCGTGGGCTCTTTCGCAGTGCCCAGCGGGTATTTCTCTGATTCCGACATCTCCTGGGCAGACATCATGGGAGTGATATTGTAAATCAGCTGATGTTTGGCAGCGTACTCTTTCAATGTCTTGGTAGCCTCTTCCGGAGTCGGCACTGTGGCGCCTTCTTCGGGATTGGTGATTTTGTCGCTGAGTTCATTCATGAACAACACAGCCTCTGAAATTTTATCTTTCATTAAATCCAGTGTGCGTTCACGCAACAGCTGATCGCGGATTTCGCTTTTCAAATCATCATTCAAAGGACGGTATGGCTCCAGTGGAGGGGGAGCCGTTGTTGTAGCTTCAGGTTTTGCTCCCGCAGTTTCCGCGCCTGGTTTAGGAGCGACAACGGGAGTGTCGGCTGGTTTTTCATCTAACAGAGAAACGAATGTGATTGACTCTGCAGCCAGCGCACTCGACTCTTCTTTCTTTTCTGTTTTTGGTTCGGGTTTTGATTCCGGTTCTGGTTTGGTGTCAGCCTTGGGTTTGGCAGGTGTCTCCGGTTTGGCTGGTGTTTCTGTCTTTGCAGGCGTCGCAGCCGGTTTCTTTGCCGGTTTCTCTGCCGGCTTTTCACCAGCGCCCGGTTTCGCTGCTTCCGTTGGCTTTTCGGTTTTCGGGCCAGAGGGAGCAGGCAGTTCGGGAGCCGTCGGTACGGTTGAACCTGCAGGAAGATCCGGGATGGGATTGTTTTTGTAGAGACGTTCTTTATTGTCTTCGTAGAATGCCGCGATCTCTTTGTCTGTTATCGGGGGAACCTGTTTTTCGGTATCCACGTAATCCGCCATCAGGTATTCCACCTGTACCTTTTGAGGCTGGCGTAATCCCGGTGAACCTGGGCCTTTTTCGCCCGGGAAGACTGTTTTATAGGTTTCAAAGAATGCCTTTTTCTCCGCATCACTCGGCGCGGGAACTTCACCTTCAAAGTCTTTGACCGGTAGCGCAACCAGTTCCAGTTCTTCCCGGACATTGAACTTTTTATAGAAGTTCCAGTATTGATCGGGAGTCAGAGAAACTTCAGGACGCAGCATCTGGAACGCCAGACGTGCCTGCAACTGATCGCGGAAGATGTCATAAATCTGACCTTCGGTCTTTCCGAGTTGCTGACAGGTTTCCTGAAAGGCCTTGCGGCTGAGTTTATTGTTCGTGTAGCGGGAGATGTAGTTGGAAACCGCATCATCAGAGACGATCAGGTTCATCTTTTCCGCTTCTTTTCGGAACAGGTATTCGAGAATAATGTCATCTTCCATCTCCCGCCCGAAACCGAACATGGCTCCGCGGGGAGGTTGAGGACGCTGCTGCTCTTCTTCCGTCAGTGAGGCCATGTAAGATCGCATGATAAACTGATTCGCAATCTGGCGATTCTGGACCATCTCCTGATACTGACGCATGTCAATATCACCGGCGGTGCTCGTGACCACTGTTTCAGCACCGACTTTGGGGATATAGAGATAACCCACGAAGAAGCCGATGATGATCCCTACAACTGCAAACTGAGTCCCTTTACCGCGGTCGCGACCCAGGTGCCAGAACACGAACCCGAAGAACAGCATTCCCGCAATCGGGGGAAACTGCGCCGGTGTCAGCTGGTCCATGACAATAAAGGCGAACAACGCCAGAATGGTGAGCGGAACCATTAATACTTTTTGTTTTTTACGAAACAATTCCAGTGGCGAGGCCATTCTGTTTCCTTCTTCAGTCTGCAAGTCGAATGAATTCGATTTCCTGTAGT is from Gimesia maris and encodes:
- a CDS encoding thioredoxin family protein — encoded protein: MKRLPKQIQWGIIGFSVVALVGISIELSKAETKTADTINWHTDLESAHRASLKSNKPVFIVFDASWCTYCRKLEQDTLSDPRMSRYLNQAFEPVHLDFDKDRKIADVLKVKSIPCTVVLSSEADLLARQVGYAKVPRYHSMLEKARKLQAVIHHIEYSDSH
- a CDS encoding DUF4340 domain-containing protein, producing MNETTRTLTFAGIAAVALVAAYITDRASQPVQLTGYENVGKEFYPDFTDPTQAKSLRVVSYNEDLATLKVFNVEYKDGSWIIPSHHDYPADAEDELAETATSLVGVVRGALESRRKSDHERFGVIDPLDDSNTNLKGRGQRLTLSKEGGAPLVDFIVGKKVPEQSDQYYVRKVDEDAVYRTKLNVDLSSEFSDWIEPDILKVDRDRLVEILISHYSIDEAQQKIVYESDKREENVTVLTRKNSTTPWEMQGLDTATQKLNTADVNQLVNTLTDLKLQGIRPKSGDLAAGLKKSGSLKPKTQLDLFDLQSKGFVLARGPQGTPQLASNEGEVVLATNEGVVYSLYFGEIFTGSTLDIEVGNSNEKQDEKSEKKQDDSKSGDSKPAEKKESENGNDSALKTSRYLLVTASFDPSFLGDPPQKPEAPEKPAGLKEKPDADKKEADKKETKADEKPTPEAAYENAMKAYQSQLKTYERKLKEYDDKVVKGSELAQELNERFANWYYVISANSFEALKLKRKALVEPIEKTEGDPAKPGAATPPAGKPASPPTVNKPEPAPAKKPAPTKPAVKKPETGTPGKEADATKKPEAEKPASKPEAPPKAAPTPEKPEKTPDN
- a CDS encoding Gldg family protein encodes the protein MLRNNVVLAVFKRNVQSYFSGVLGYLFIVVFVVAGAFAAFNQQFFANNQANLDQLSLWYPLLLLFIIPAITMGAWADEKKMGTDELLFTLPASDLEILLGKFFAVLAVYTIALLFSVTHVFVLWKIGNPDMGLMFTTYFGYWLAGASLLAAGMFASALTSSTTVAFVLGTVICAIPIFIGQIAPSSELIQSLSLVEQFQDFSTGVIPLGAVLYFISLAVMMLYLNRILITRRHWSAQQQNSMGLQYLIRTVSLAVILISANVIVSYGSSRIDMTGEKVFSVSQTTRDLLSKIDEKNPITIEAFISPEVSREYVPIRKRLIGLLREYNQLGGKRLQVRFVDVEPFSKAEEEARLLNITPQQVQTERGGRAFVDTIFMGAVVKSGTDEVVIPFFNVGTPIEYELTRSIRTVSKDERLTVGILNTDASIFGGLNMGMGGNQPPWLIVSELKKQYKVEQVSPDSPISDTAYDVLIAVLPSSLTEPQLNNLVEYVEKGKPTLICDDPLPVYGGGRGIQNAPRMPKPSPGGGMFGMQQPPSTPKADDGRLTPLLNLLQIRWDNGQVVFDYFNPHPEFAEVVRPELIFISPKSGTAGAFSQDSNITSGLQEILTFFPGSIRPLSNMTLNFEPLLKTGPNSGLLEWGQITSPFFNSVRITQEPPRVIDKYGHVLAAHITSTDKSPVKDINVIFVADADLISDELFNIRERQAFGLKIDNVTFLLNCVDQLAGDDSYIKLRKRRSKLRTLTLVERETSVFVKERNAEREKATENAEEKLKEARDRLKAERDKIIKDTTIDGNTKQQMLRMAEENESRRLEVDEANIEREKQRQIEKIKAQTERQIRTIEDRIRWYAILFPPFPAILLGICFLFFRMKNENQNISPDRRLKK
- a CDS encoding ABC transporter ATP-binding protein, which encodes MSEQVQQSPAEQSETSSRENMIEAIGLSKFYGQFAATKDVTFSVPRGQVAAFLGPNGAGKSTTMKLLTGFLSPSEGQARVGGYDVSTHRIEASQKLGYLPENGPLYEEMTPQGFLTYAGSVRGMSTAELRNRLEFVMEKCDLSSVWNKPIRKLSRGFRQRVGMAQALLHDPDILILDEPTSGLDPNQNQSVRDLIRDLGKTKTILLSTHILQEVKAVCSRVILINQGSIVFDGSVDELGNSQDDMETNFHKLTHA
- a CDS encoding SurA N-terminal domain-containing protein produces the protein MASPLELFRKKQKVLMVPLTILALFAFIVMDQLTPAQFPPIAGMLFFGFVFWHLGRDRGKGTQFAVVGIIIGFFVGYLYIPKVGAETVVTSTAGDIDMRQYQEMVQNRQIANQFIMRSYMASLTEEEQQRPQPPRGAMFGFGREMEDDIILEYLFRKEAEKMNLIVSDDAVSNYISRYTNNKLSRKAFQETCQQLGKTEGQIYDIFRDQLQARLAFQMLRPEVSLTPDQYWNFYKKFNVREELELVALPVKDFEGEVPAPSDAEKKAFFETYKTVFPGEKGPGSPGLRQPQKVQVEYLMADYVDTEKQVPPITDKEIAAFYEDNKERLYKNNPIPDLPAGSTVPTAPELPAPSGPKTEKPTEAAKPGAGEKPAEKPAKKPAATPAKTETPAKPETPAKPKADTKPEPESKPEPKTEKKEESSALAAESITFVSLLDEKPADTPVVAPKPGAETAGAKPEATTTAPPPLEPYRPLNDDLKSEIRDQLLRERTLDLMKDKISEAVLFMNELSDKITNPEEGATVPTPEEATKTLKEYAAKHQLIYNITPMMSAQEMSESEKYPLGTAKEPTINQFAAQPRTAIEQLFETPVNLTYIPYEAEDSFSSGLLCYWKIKHVDATIPEFDDPEIDQQITEQLKLEKARPLAQKRGEELKKLISGDKEMAAAIEGQTITGKKEGTELSTTTTESFSWMRTSTANASNPFSMPRPELSSISAVEGAGNEFMEQVFDNLDEGEVGVVMNADKSICYVVKVINRIPSTPGGLTAMYQEFLKEDMFFFFSPYLPMAQMEQQQTNFEWSQELEAKYQVEKFFEQVEGPEVVAQ